A stretch of the Egicoccus sp. AB-alg6-2 genome encodes the following:
- a CDS encoding lysophospholipid acyltransferase family protein codes for MSAARPPAEVISIAAERAARQRANDPDATPRPRCAAITVAGTPCRNYAVADGRCRVHALVPPADRQEPAVDDAAAARDADDREEPRHADGPRRADDRESARRAAEREAARRGWQPPTDALALLGRFLGAGWSHQLTDAAAFLRRRLTGDYEIDEFGFDEDLTTNVLMPLIRPLHRYWWRVGSYGAEHIPTSGGALVVANHAGTLPADALITRLDILEQTGRHARELAADLALRTPFAGPFARKTGATLASGPDADRLLDRGELVAVWPEGFKGVGKPWRDRYRLQRFGRGGFVATALRAQVPIIPTAIVGSEEIYPLLFDLRLLARVLGLPYFPVVPQMFALPVLGPLALLPLPSKWVIEYGEPIDTSPYGPDAADDPMAVFELTDAVRDTIQRMLHRNLMGRRSVFL; via the coding sequence GTGAGCGCCGCGCGGCCCCCTGCCGAGGTGATCTCGATCGCCGCCGAACGCGCGGCGCGGCAGCGCGCGAACGACCCCGACGCCACGCCCAGGCCGCGATGTGCGGCGATCACCGTCGCGGGGACGCCGTGCCGCAACTACGCCGTCGCGGACGGCCGTTGCCGCGTGCATGCCCTGGTGCCTCCGGCGGACCGGCAGGAACCGGCGGTCGACGACGCGGCCGCCGCGAGGGATGCGGACGATCGCGAGGAGCCCCGGCACGCGGACGGCCCGAGGCGCGCGGACGACCGCGAGTCGGCCCGGCGAGCGGCCGAGCGCGAGGCGGCGCGTCGTGGGTGGCAGCCCCCGACCGATGCCTTGGCACTCCTGGGCCGGTTCCTCGGGGCCGGGTGGAGCCATCAGCTCACCGACGCCGCCGCCTTCCTCCGCCGCCGGCTCACCGGTGACTACGAGATCGACGAGTTCGGGTTCGACGAGGACCTGACCACCAACGTCCTCATGCCCTTGATCCGGCCGCTGCACCGGTACTGGTGGCGGGTCGGCTCGTACGGGGCCGAACACATCCCGACCTCGGGCGGCGCGCTCGTCGTCGCCAACCATGCGGGCACGCTGCCCGCCGACGCGCTCATCACCCGCCTCGACATCCTCGAGCAGACCGGCCGCCACGCCCGCGAGCTGGCGGCCGACCTCGCATTGCGGACGCCGTTCGCCGGGCCCTTCGCCCGCAAGACGGGCGCCACGCTCGCATCCGGTCCCGACGCGGACCGTCTGCTCGACCGTGGCGAGCTCGTGGCGGTCTGGCCCGAGGGGTTCAAGGGCGTCGGCAAGCCCTGGCGCGACCGCTACCGGTTGCAGCGGTTCGGGCGTGGAGGGTTCGTTGCGACGGCGCTGCGTGCGCAGGTACCGATCATCCCGACCGCGATCGTGGGCAGCGAGGAGATCTATCCGCTGCTGTTCGACCTGCGACTGTTGGCGCGGGTGCTCGGGCTGCCGTATTTCCCGGTGGTGCCGCAGATGTTCGCGCTGCCGGTTCTCGGCCCGCTGGCGCTGCTGCCACTGCCGTCGAAGTGGGTCATCGAGTACGGCGAGCCCATCGACACCAGCCCCTACGGCCCCGACGCCGCCGACGACCCCATGGCGGTCTTCGAGCTCACCGACGCCGTGCGCGACACGATCCAGCGGATGCTGCACCGCAACCTGATGGGACGTCGCTCGGTCTTCCTGTGA
- a CDS encoding NAD-dependent epimerase/dehydratase family protein, which produces MEQGRRVLVTGVAGDLAGLVTAALERRDDVAAIFGVDVRTPSTDLQRTEFVRADVRNPVVARLLTTERIDTVLHMSTASTPARSGGRAMMKERNVIGAMQLLAACQNTPTLRRFVLKSTAAVYGSEHTDPVSFRETDLPRTPPRHGYAKDASEIETYARSFARRRTDVELTVLRFANFVGGHLDSAFSALFSLPAVPTVLGYDPRLQFCHEEDAVAVLERVTCASHPGTYNVAGDGVVYLSQAIRLAGRVPAPVPQPFVDVVAGMVRRSGRLDVSAEQLRFLQFGRVIDTTRLREDVGYVPRWSSRAAFEDLVRQRRIRGLLAHDDVRRLEREVNAFLARQDQRRFLAGRSEGQP; this is translated from the coding sequence GTGGAGCAGGGCCGACGGGTGCTCGTCACGGGCGTCGCCGGTGACCTGGCCGGGCTCGTGACCGCCGCGTTGGAGCGCCGTGACGACGTGGCGGCGATCTTCGGCGTCGACGTCCGCACGCCCTCGACGGACCTGCAGCGCACCGAGTTCGTGCGCGCCGACGTGCGCAATCCCGTGGTGGCGCGTCTGCTGACCACCGAACGCATCGACACCGTGCTGCACATGAGCACGGCCAGCACCCCCGCGCGCAGCGGCGGCCGCGCGATGATGAAGGAACGCAACGTCATCGGGGCGATGCAACTGCTGGCCGCCTGTCAGAACACCCCGACGCTACGCCGGTTCGTGCTCAAGTCGACGGCCGCCGTCTACGGCTCCGAGCACACCGACCCGGTCAGCTTCCGCGAAACCGACCTGCCGCGCACCCCGCCGCGTCACGGGTACGCCAAGGACGCCAGCGAGATCGAAACGTACGCGCGCTCGTTCGCGCGGCGCCGCACCGACGTGGAGTTGACGGTGCTGCGGTTCGCCAACTTCGTCGGTGGCCACCTCGACTCCGCCTTCAGTGCCCTGTTCAGCCTGCCAGCCGTCCCGACGGTGCTCGGCTACGACCCCCGCCTGCAGTTCTGCCACGAGGAGGACGCGGTCGCCGTCCTCGAACGGGTCACCTGTGCCAGCCATCCCGGCACCTACAACGTCGCCGGCGACGGGGTGGTCTACCTGTCCCAGGCCATCCGCCTCGCGGGGCGGGTGCCCGCCCCCGTTCCCCAACCGTTCGTCGACGTCGTCGCCGGCATGGTGCGCCGCAGCGGCCGCCTGGACGTCTCCGCCGAGCAGTTGCGCTTCCTGCAGTTCGGTCGCGTCATCGACACGACCCGCCTGCGCGAGGACGTCGGTTACGTGCCGCGCTGGTCCAGCCGGGCCGCGTTCGAGGACCTCGTCCGGCAGCGACGGATCCGCGGTCTGCTCGCCCACGACGACGTCCGCCGGCTCGAGCGCGAGGTCAACGCCTTCCTCGCCCGCCAGGACCAGCGCCGGTTCCTGGCCGGTCGTTCGGAGGGGCAGCCGTGA
- a CDS encoding dihydrofolate reductase family protein: protein MRLVVMEFMSLDGVVQAPGGPEEDTDGGFAHGGWSHPFFDVEVMGGAFDATMAETDAVLFGRRTWQAMAAAWPHRAGDPFADRLNAAPKYVVSDTLADDDLTWEHTTRIRGDEVVARVRALKQGGEGTLLVMGSPTLVRTLLQEDLVDELRLMVEPVLLGGGKTIFPDDGRLRTLELVSTVTSGTGVNICTYRAGGG, encoded by the coding sequence ATGCGGTTGGTGGTCATGGAGTTCATGAGCCTGGACGGCGTCGTCCAGGCACCGGGCGGGCCCGAGGAGGACACCGACGGCGGCTTCGCCCACGGTGGCTGGTCGCACCCGTTCTTCGACGTCGAGGTGATGGGCGGCGCCTTCGACGCGACCATGGCCGAGACCGACGCGGTCCTGTTCGGCCGCCGCACGTGGCAGGCGATGGCCGCGGCCTGGCCGCACCGTGCCGGCGACCCGTTCGCGGACCGGCTCAACGCCGCCCCCAAGTACGTGGTCTCCGACACGCTCGCCGACGACGACCTGACCTGGGAGCACACGACGCGGATCCGGGGTGACGAGGTCGTGGCACGCGTCCGGGCGCTCAAGCAGGGCGGCGAGGGCACCCTGCTCGTGATGGGCAGTCCAACCCTGGTGCGCACGCTGTTGCAGGAGGACCTGGTGGACGAGCTGCGGCTCATGGTCGAGCCGGTCCTGCTCGGCGGCGGCAAGACGATCTTCCCCGACGACGGGCGACTGCGGACGCTCGAACTGGTGTCCACGGTGACCAGCGGCACCGGCGTGAACATCTGCACGTACCGCGCAGGCGGCGGCTGA
- a CDS encoding acetoin utilization protein AcuC has translation MAGGGPAAAGRVALLWDDAFAAYDLGHGHPLAPVRVELTMALIRATGLLGPDAVELGPGPFDEAELLRLHRPEFVDTVKRLSADPTARADDQFGLGAGDTPAFPDMHPTSMLICAASKEAARQVWEGESDHAFNPAGGLHHAMPDRAAGFCIYNDPAIAIDWLLEHGAERVAYVDVDVHHGDGVEVAFADDPRVLTISLHESGRFLFPGTGHVTDIGGAGAPGSAANVPLYPGTTGDIWLDAFDAVVEPLLRAFAPDILLTQLGCDTHAADPLAHLSLTVDDDAAIYRRLHQLAHELCEGRWVAFGGGGYQIVEVVPRAWTLAFAEMAGHNAPMDTPMAWQELAYARTGRTPPRSFTDDPARVGVELRAQARTAAAEAVEAVRRLVLPHHGVQAPPLHG, from the coding sequence ATGGCGGGTGGTGGGCCGGCGGCTGCCGGTCGGGTCGCGCTGCTGTGGGACGACGCCTTCGCGGCCTACGACCTCGGACACGGCCACCCCCTGGCGCCGGTGCGGGTCGAGCTGACGATGGCCCTGATCCGGGCGACGGGACTGCTCGGTCCCGACGCCGTGGAGTTGGGGCCCGGGCCGTTCGACGAGGCCGAACTGCTGCGCCTGCACCGGCCCGAGTTCGTCGACACGGTCAAGCGGCTGTCCGCCGATCCGACCGCCCGCGCCGACGACCAGTTCGGGCTCGGGGCCGGCGACACGCCCGCGTTTCCCGACATGCATCCCACCTCGATGCTGATCTGCGCGGCGTCCAAGGAAGCGGCCCGCCAGGTCTGGGAGGGGGAGTCGGACCACGCCTTCAACCCCGCCGGTGGTCTCCACCACGCCATGCCCGACCGCGCCGCCGGCTTCTGCATCTACAACGACCCGGCCATCGCCATCGACTGGCTGCTCGAACACGGCGCCGAACGTGTCGCCTACGTCGACGTCGACGTGCACCACGGCGACGGGGTCGAGGTCGCGTTCGCCGACGACCCACGCGTGCTGACGATCTCGCTGCACGAGTCCGGTCGTTTCCTGTTCCCCGGCACGGGACACGTCACCGACATCGGCGGCGCCGGTGCGCCGGGCTCGGCCGCCAACGTGCCGCTGTACCCGGGGACCACCGGCGACATCTGGCTCGACGCCTTCGACGCTGTCGTCGAACCGCTGCTGCGGGCGTTCGCGCCCGACATCCTGCTCACCCAGCTCGGTTGCGACACCCATGCCGCGGATCCGCTCGCGCACCTGTCGCTGACCGTGGACGACGACGCCGCGATCTATCGCCGCCTGCACCAACTGGCGCACGAGCTGTGCGAGGGTCGCTGGGTCGCCTTCGGTGGCGGCGGATACCAGATCGTCGAGGTCGTGCCGCGCGCCTGGACGCTGGCGTTCGCCGAGATGGCCGGGCACAACGCCCCGATGGACACGCCGATGGCGTGGCAGGAGCTCGCCTACGCCCGCACCGGCCGTACGCCGCCGCGCTCGTTCACCGACGACCCGGCGCGCGTCGGTGTGGAGCTGCGGGCGCAGGCGCGAACGGCTGCCGCGGAGGCCGTCGAGGCGGTCCGGCGTCTCGTCCTTCCCCACCACGGCGTGCAGGCGCCGCCGCTGCACGGCTGA